Genomic window (Streptomyces cadmiisoli):
ATGGTCTCGGCGCAAAGCGCCGGCCGGGGTGGGCCCCGGATGCATGCGGCACTTGGCGGCGGGTGTCCGGCGTGGGGTAGAACGGTTGCGGGCCCTGTTGGGAAGGGGCCGGAGCATGCCCGGATGAAGGGCTGTTCCTGGGCATGAACGAAGGGTTTGTTTGATGGCCAGCGGCACTGTGAAGTGGTTCAACGCCGAAAAGGGCTACGGCTTCATCGCGCAGGACGACGGAGGTCCCGACGTCTTCGCGCACTACTCCGAGATCACGGGCAACGGGTACCGCGAGCTGAAGGAAGGCGAACACGTCACCTTCGAGATCGGACAGGGCCAGAAGGGGCCGCAGGCACAGAACATCGTCCGGGGCTGACCCGACGACACAACCACCGATGAGGCGGCTGCCGGGTCCGGCAGCCGCCTCGCCGTTTCATACGCTGCTGACCGTCCGTGGAGTGTGCGGAGACCGTCGGGGCTTTGCTCCCGGCTGCTGCGGACTTGCGCGGCGCAGGGCGATGCCGCCGTCTCGGCGTTCCTCGGCGAGTGGGCGGCGCTGTGGGCGGCCGGCGTCAGTCGGCCGGCCAGGAGGCGAGGGCTTGGTCGGCGACACGGTACAGGTCCCCACGGCTTGCACCGTCGGCGGCCTGCACCGAGATGCCCTGCCCCACCGCTGTCAGGTAGCGGGCCAGGGCGTCCGCGTCGGCCGAGGACGACGGATCGCCCTCGGCTTGGGCGCGCTCTAAGCGGGCGCGCAGGGCGCCGATCCCGGACTCCCGTCGGGAGGCTGGTGCCGCGGCAGGCAACGTTTGCCCGTCAAGGAGCGGCGTTCGGTGCGTGCTCTCGGTGTGCCGGCCGGAAGTCCTCGTACTGGACGTACTCGGGCTTTCGGCCGGTGCGGCGAGTGGGGGCACCTCCCACGCCTTTCAGGCAGTGGGGGAGCGTGCCGGGCGTCGCGACGGGGCGAACGTTGCCTGCCGCGGCACTAAGTCGCGGCGGGCCGGCTCGCCCTCCGGGCCGCAGGCCAGCGCCGACTGAACCAGCAGGCAGCCGCGTGTGGTGTAGGCGTCGGCGCAGCCGTGCAGCATCGTCTCGGCAACCGCTCGGGCCGTCGGCTGCTCCAGTTCTTCGGCGACGAACGCGCCAGGGCCTTCGAGGTAGCGGTCGACGGCTTTGCGGAACAGCTGTTCCTTGTTGCCGTACGCGGCTTAGATGCTGCGCCGGTTGATGCCCATGGCCTCGGTCAGCTCATTCAGCGAAGCGCCCTCGCAGCCCTCGGTCCAGAACAGCCGCATCGCCTTGTCGAGGGCCTCGTCCGTGTCGAAGGACCGGGGCCGTCCAGTCCTGGCCATCGAAGCCTCCCCTGGCCGGCACCTTCTGGCCTCTCGGCGGCGCCGTCGACGTGAAACTCCCCGGTCACCGGCGCCGCCGTGCTGCCCGCGGCCCTGCGCCCTGCACACCCCAGTGACCACCACCGGCGAGTACGGCCAGAAGGCCGGTGGAGGCGGGCCGCCCCGGCCCGCCTCCACCGGGCCGGCAGCGCTCGGGAAGCCTGCGCACGCCCAGGTGAACTGCGCCGTTCAGGTCGAGTCGCCCGCGCTCGTTCGACGCGGCCCGCACGATCACGGACGAAGAGCGGGTGTCACTGCTGGAGGCTGCCCGGTAGGCCCCCTCCGCCCGCAACTCGCAGCCGTGGCGCTTCCTGGTCGGGCGGCGCCACGACACGACGTACCGGCGGATCTTCGCCACTCTTGTGCCCGGCAACCAACGGTGGGCGGGAAACATTTCGTTGCTGGTCGCGACAGTGGCGGTGGAGCGCCTTGAAGACGGCACGCCGCACCATCGCGCCGCACACGACACCGGGCCGGCAGTCTCCCAACTGTCCCTCCAGGCACACGCCCTGGGGCTGCATGCCGCATGCGGAACTGACGGTGCATCTGGTCCATGACAGCGACTGACCAGCCCTGGACCTCTCGTGCAGCCGTATCGTCCGAGTGCGTGCGTGGACGTGTCCTGGGCGGCGAGGGCACGGTCATCCAGACACCGGGCGGAACCCAGCGGCCTCGGCTCCGGCCCTACAGCCCCGGTCTGGTCGACCGCACCTGGTACGGAGCCGGCAGCCGGCGCTCGGCTCACTGGGCGGGCAAGCAGGGGCTGAGCCTGCTCTGCGGGAACATCGTCGCAGGCGAGGGCACCGATGACTTCTCCACCGCGCAGCGGACACTGATCCGCGAGTACCGTCGCCTGGTGGGACCGGACCGGCCGGGACGGGTGGCGATCGGCCGGGTGATCGTGCCCTTCGACACCGCGGACGCGGCGACCCGGCGGCGTTACGGCGCGTACGCGGCGGGCCGTCACAAGCGGACTCTCAAACCGCAGAGCGAAGGACGACCATGTTCGTCCCCGACCTGGTGGGGACATGGGAGGAGATCGTGGGGCTGTTGAGCGCCGACGCCGCGCTCGCGGAGGTGTCGGAGCTGCTCCTGGGACTGCCGTACGAGTTCGAACGGCGACTACGAGCAGACCCTGCACGTCAGCGCCACCACATCGCGCCCCGGCTGGGCTGGCAGCCCAGGGTGACGAACTCCCTGAGCAGGTGGTGGCGGCCGCCTGGGCCGGACTGGTGTTTGGTCCCCGCCGGGCGCGGTCCCGTCAGGGCCTGTCCGGCGGAGCTTGCCGGACAGGCCCTTGGTCCCGGGGAGGGCTCAGCGCTTGAGCGTGAAGGTGAAGTCCCCGGAGGTCTTGCCGCTCAGGCGGACTGCCGAAACGAGTTTCCCGTCAGTGATCAGTCTCTCGACCTCGGCCCGTGAAAGACCGCAGCCTTCGGCGATCAGCCGTACCGGACGGACAGGGATCCGCGCCGCAAAGCGGACCGAGACATCGATCACCTCGCGGTCCAGGTGAGCCGATCCGCCGGTGTCGAGGCGCCAGGCGTCGTCCCAGTCGAGGGCGATGCGATTGCGGCGCTGCAGGAGCGGATCCTGGAACAGTTCGGCTGTCAGTCCAAGGTCGTTGTCATGCAGCCGGTCCAGCAGCTCGGGTCGGACGGTGCGCACGTGCACCCGCTCCAGGACCGTGAGCTTCGCGGTTTCCCCGCACGCGGTACAGAGCACGAGGAGCCAGGCGTCGATGAGCTTGTGGTTGGCGTTGACGCGGAATTTGCCGCCGGCCCGGAAGCGCTCGCAGGCGCATGCGTGGCAACGGCGGAGAACGAGCGGCAGGCAGGTGGGCACGACCAGCCAGTTGTTGTGCACAGAAGTACACCGGTTTCAGTGAGAAGTCCGCAGCAAAAAGCAGCGCGGCGCGCATGCGCGACGCGCGACAGATCAGCGCTCGGGGGGTCTCACACGGTGTACAACGGCACGTCCTTGCCCAGACGACTTGGTTCGGCAGCACGGTAGTGGCTTACGGCGGCGCCGCTCCACTGGTTTTCGAGCGCCTTGTCGCCAGGGCCGTCCGGCCGATCCTGGGTGGAGCCGGAGCCGGAGCCGTGACGGCGACGTGGTCCGGCGCGTCGTGGTCCGGGAGATGGTCCCCCGTCAGGTCGGCGTGACGGGAACGGGGATGTGCCGCTCGGGCAAGACCCCTGATGGCGACCGCCGCACTGGCCCCCCTCGCCGGTGTTCAGCCAAGAAGCTGTGTCGTCAGTCGGATGAGAGAAACGGCGTGGGGTAGAACGGTTGCGGGCCCTGTTGGGAAGGGGCCGGAGCATGCCCGGATGAAGGGCTGTTCCTGGGCATGAACGAAGGGTTTGTTTGATGGCCAGCGGCACTGTGAAGTGGTTCAACGCCGAAAAGGGCTACGGCTTCATCGCGCAGGACGACGGAGGTCCCGACGTCTTCGCGCACTACTCCGAGATCACGGGCAACGGGTACCGCGAGCTGAAGGAAGGCGAACACGTCACCTTCGAGATCGGACAGGGCCAGAAGGGGCCGCAGGCACAGAACATCGTCCGGGGCTGACCGGACCACATGACCACCAGTGAGGCGGCTGCCGGGTCCGGCAGCCGCCTCACTGTTTCGACAGGGAAGTCGGCGGCAGCCACTGCCTCCCGAAGCAGCGGCGCGCGGGAACCGCAACGGCGGTACCGAGGCCATGGACGAAGGCGCACGCCGGGTGTGCGCCCCGGCTCGGCGCCCCCTTCTCAGGTGTGGTGTCCATCACGGGGCTCGCCGACAGGCGCGCGCCGCCGCAGCCGCCGAGGGCTTGGCCGGGCCGGACCTGACGCCGAGGGCGGCCCCGGCCACCCCATCTCGTGCGTCCATCCCTCGTCTCACCTGTCGAGATCCGCTTGCCATTAGGCGATCTTATGGAAAATAAAAGAGATACTTGGCCACGGATTCACGATCCGTGGCGATCCAGCCCTGCTAGCCGAATGAGTACCGCCGTGTCCGACTCCGCCCCCCTTCCGCCTCGCGACGACCCGAGGGAGAAGTGGGACCTCTGGTGTGCCGAGCGCCGCCGCGCGCTCACCTCACCGACCGGCAACCTGGCCCTCGTCGAGACGCGCTGGCTGCCTGCGGGCGCGGAAGCCGACCCCGACGCAGCCCGCGCCGGGCATCCCGGCTCCGTGACGGTCACCACGTTGAGGCGCACGGACCTGGTCACCGGCGGTATCGAGCACGGCCTGCGCTTGTGGGACGCGGACGCTCCCGCCATCCGTCACTTCGAGGGCGTGGACGTCTTCCCGTACAACCCGGCCTGGGTCCTGGAAGCCACCTACACGCCGGTCCCGGGCGCCCGCCGCATCCCCTTCGAGCACGTCCGGGACAACGGCGGTACCCGTGATCTCGTCGTCCCCGGCGACATCGCGCTCACCGTCGACGATCACGACTACACCCTCAGCGCCTTCGACGACGAGGGCACCCTGCTGCTCGTCTTCGGCGACCCCACCAACGGGACGACCACCTACGGTGCCGGCCGCTTCCTGTTCGTCCAGCGCACCGACGACGACAACCGGGTCGTCCTCGACTTCAACCGGGCCTTCGTACCGCCCTGCGGCTTCTCCGATCAGTACAACTGTCCGATGCCGCCGCGGCAGAACCGCTTCCACGTGCCTGTCCAGGCCGGCGAGAAGCGCCCCGTCTTCCGCGACGGCTTCCTCGCACAGCACTGACCGCGGCACCGACCGCAGCCTTCCTCCCGACGCTCGAAAGTTTCCTCGCGCCATGAGACTGAACAAGCCTGCCCTGTACACCGCCGCGACCACCGCCACCCTCGCGCTGGTCCTCACCGCCTGCGGCGGCTCCACGACCGGCGCCACCGGCGGCAGCTGGGACAAGAACGCCACCGTCGACATCGGCTCCCTGTACGAACCGCAGAACCTCGACAACACCGCGGGCGGCGGCCAGGGCGTCACCGAGGCCCTCAACGGCAACGTCTACGAAGGCCTTTTCCGTCTGACGGACGACGGCAAGGTCGAAAAGCTTCTCGCCCAGGACTACGAGACCAGCGCCGACGGCCTCACCTACACCTTCACCCTGCGCGACGGCGTCAAGTTCCACAGCGGCGAAGAGCTGACCAGCGCCGACGTCAAGTACAGCCTGGAGAAGGTCCTCGCCGACGATTCGCAGTCCGCCCGCAGGAGCAACCTGGAGGTCGTCAAGGACATCGCGACCCCCGACGCGCGCACCGTCGAGGTCACGCTGTCCAAGCGGTCGATCTCCTTCGTCTACAACCTCTCCTACGTCTGGATCATCAACTCCCAGGCGAAGGACCTGAAGACGACCGAGGACGGCACCGGCCCGTACACCCTCGGCAAGTGGACGCGCGGCTCCGCGCTGAGCCTGAACCGGTTCGCCGGCTACTGGGGCGAGGCAGCGGCGAACAAGGAGGTCGTCTTCCACTACTTCAAGGATGCCTCCGCCCTCAACAACGCCCTGCTCACCAACGCCGTCGACGTGGTCACCAGCGAGCAGTCGCCGGACGCCCTCGACCAGTTCAAGAGCAACCAGAACTACAAGGTCAACAGCGGCAACTCGACCACCAAACTGCTGCTCGCCTTCAACGACAAGGCCAAGCCCTTCACGGACGTCAAGGTGCGTCAGGCCGTGTCCGCCGCCATCGACGACAAGAAGCTGCTGGAATCCGTCTGGGGCGGCTACGGCAAGCTCATCGGCTCCATGGTTCCGCCCACCGACCCGTGGTACGAGGACCTCACCTCCGTGGACATCCACGACGTCACCAAGGCCAAGAAGCTGCTCGCCGAGGCCGGTTACGCCAAGGGCTTCTCCTTCACCCTCGACACCCCCAACTACGACCCGCACCCCACCGCCGCCGCCTTCATCAAGTCGCAGCTCGCCAAGGTCGGCATCACCGTCGAGATCAACACCATCACGCCCAACGAGTGGTACACGAAGGTCTACAAGAACCGCGACTTCACGGCCACGCTCCAGGAGCACGTCAACGACCGCGACCTGGTCTGGTACGGCAACCCCGACTTCTACTGGGGCTACGACAACAAGCAGGTCACACAGTGGGTCGAGCAGGCCGAGGAGGCCACCACGACCGCACGGCAGAACGAACTGCTGAAGAAGGTCAACCGCAAGACCGCCGAGGACGCGGCCAGCGACTGGCTGTACCTCTACCCGCAGATCGTGGTCGCCAGCACCAAGCTGTCCGGCTACCCGCTCAACGGCCTCAACTCCCAGTTCTACGCCTACGACATCAAGAAGACGGGCTGATGGGGCGCTACCTCCTGCGCCGTCTCACCTTTCTCGTGGTGTCGCTGGCCCTGGCCAGTGTGGTGCTGTTCGTCCTGCTGCGCCTCCTGCCCGGCGACCCGGCCAACGCGCTGACCTCGGTGGGCGCGAGCCCGGACCAGATCGCCGCGGCCCGCCACTCGATCGGATCCGACCGGCCGCTGCCCGAACAGTTCACCCGCTGGCTCGGGCAGCTGGTGCGGGGTGACCTCGGCACGTCCTTCGTCAGCTCCCTGCCGGTCGGTCCCGAAGTGACCGCCCGCCTGGACCTCACCCTCCCGCTGACGCTCGCCGCCTTCGTGCTGGCCGTCGTCATCGCGGTACCCGTCGGCTTCGTCGCTGCCCACAAGCGGCACACGTGGTACGGCGCTCTGCTCAGCGGCATCTCACAACTCGGCATGGCCGTACCGGTGTTCTGGCTCGGCATGATCCTCATCGCCCTGTTCGCGCTGAACGCCGGCTGGCTGCCCTCCGGCGGCTTCCCCCAGGACGGCTGGGACGCACCCGCCGAGGCCGTGCGCTCCCTCGTCCTGCCCGTGGTCACCATCGCCCTGGTGATGAGCGCCTCACTGACCCGGTACGTCCGCTCCGCCACCCTCGACGTCGTCAACAGCGACTACCTGCGAACCGCCCGCGCCCTCGGCGCCTCCCTCCCGGCCGCCATGTGGCGCCACGGTCTGCGCAACGCCTCCGTGCCGGTCGTCTCCGTCCTGGGCATCGAACTCGCCTCGACCCTGCTCGGCGCGGTCGTCGTGGAGTCCGTGTTCGCGCTGCCCGGCCTCGGCTCCATGCTCGCCACCGGCATCGCCCAGCACGACTACCCCGTGATCCAGGGAGTGCTGTTCGCCTCCACCCTCGCCGTTCTGCTGATCGGCTTCGTCGCCGACCTCGTCCAGCGGATCATCGACCCGCGGCTGCGCGACCGGCTCTCG
Coding sequences:
- a CDS encoding ABC transporter permease, whose product is MGRYLLRRLTFLVVSLALASVVLFVLLRLLPGDPANALTSVGASPDQIAAARHSIGSDRPLPEQFTRWLGQLVRGDLGTSFVSSLPVGPEVTARLDLTLPLTLAAFVLAVVIAVPVGFVAAHKRHTWYGALLSGISQLGMAVPVFWLGMILIALFALNAGWLPSGGFPQDGWDAPAEAVRSLVLPVVTIALVMSASLTRYVRSATLDVVNSDYLRTARALGASLPAAMWRHGLRNASVPVVSVLGIELASTLLGAVVVESVFALPGLGSMLATGIAQHDYPVIQGVLFASTLAVLLIGFVADLVQRIIDPRLRDRLSGVAR
- a CDS encoding ABC transporter substrate-binding protein; amino-acid sequence: MRLNKPALYTAATTATLALVLTACGGSTTGATGGSWDKNATVDIGSLYEPQNLDNTAGGGQGVTEALNGNVYEGLFRLTDDGKVEKLLAQDYETSADGLTYTFTLRDGVKFHSGEELTSADVKYSLEKVLADDSQSARRSNLEVVKDIATPDARTVEVTLSKRSISFVYNLSYVWIINSQAKDLKTTEDGTGPYTLGKWTRGSALSLNRFAGYWGEAAANKEVVFHYFKDASALNNALLTNAVDVVTSEQSPDALDQFKSNQNYKVNSGNSTTKLLLAFNDKAKPFTDVKVRQAVSAAIDDKKLLESVWGGYGKLIGSMVPPTDPWYEDLTSVDIHDVTKAKKLLAEAGYAKGFSFTLDTPNYDPHPTAAAFIKSQLAKVGITVEINTITPNEWYTKVYKNRDFTATLQEHVNDRDLVWYGNPDFYWGYDNKQVTQWVEQAEEATTTARQNELLKKVNRKTAEDAASDWLYLYPQIVVASTKLSGYPLNGLNSQFYAYDIKKTG
- a CDS encoding DUF1684 domain-containing protein encodes the protein MSTAVSDSAPLPPRDDPREKWDLWCAERRRALTSPTGNLALVETRWLPAGAEADPDAARAGHPGSVTVTTLRRTDLVTGGIEHGLRLWDADAPAIRHFEGVDVFPYNPAWVLEATYTPVPGARRIPFEHVRDNGGTRDLVVPGDIALTVDDHDYTLSAFDDEGTLLLVFGDPTNGTTTYGAGRFLFVQRTDDDNRVVLDFNRAFVPPCGFSDQYNCPMPPRQNRFHVPVQAGEKRPVFRDGFLAQH
- a CDS encoding DUF1062 domain-containing protein — protein: MHNNWLVVPTCLPLVLRRCHACACERFRAGGKFRVNANHKLIDAWLLVLCTACGETAKLTVLERVHVRTVRPELLDRLHDNDLGLTAELFQDPLLQRRNRIALDWDDAWRLDTGGSAHLDREVIDVSVRFAARIPVRPVRLIAEGCGLSRAEVERLITDGKLVSAVRLSGKTSGDFTFTLKR
- a CDS encoding cold-shock protein, whose translation is MASGTVKWFNAEKGYGFIAQDDGGPDVFAHYSEITGNGYRELKEGEHVTFEIGQGQKGPQAQNIVRG